The sequence GCCACGTGATCACGACTCCAAACGGGCCCGTGCGGTTGCAGGGCGAATCCGGCGTGGCGGTCCTCCCTCTTGTGGGATTTGCCCCTTTGGCGCAGCCCCCTTTCCTGTTCAACGGCCTCGTTCAACGCCCTGGCAAGCTCGCCGTTCACGACCATTCCGGCGGCGTGGTGGTGAGCCCGGGCCGTGGCGGAATCCACGCTGACCAGGTCGAGGTCGACCTGCCCACGCGCAACGGCCTCGGCGATCATCGCCTGCATCAACTGCTCGAAGACGCCCGCCATCGCCCACGAACGGAACCGGTCGTAGACAGTGGACCATGGCCCGTACTCCGCAGGCAGATCCCGCCACGGGCTACCGGCCCGAAACCGCCACATCACGGCGTTGAACTGCAGCCGCAGGTCAGGGATCGGGCCTCGCTCACCCAAGGGCAGGTGCGGCTCGATCAAGGACCATTCCTCGTCGGTGAGCTCTCCACGCGCCATAGCAATGGCCTACCAGGACCGGAAACCACAGCGCAGGCAATCCCTCTGATCTCAACTCCGTACAGGCCCTAGCACCGTGGGACGTCTTCGGGAGCCCCGGGCCGGATAGTCCCAAGACCTCGTCAGGTAGGGGTGCCACCGGAATACGGCAGAAACAGGCCACGGCTTGATCATTGGTCGTTAGCATCCTGGGGTTCGCGCTGGTTAGTGGCGGTTTCCGGGGGTTCGGGTGGCATCGATCGACCGGATGGCGTACCCGAGGTTCACGCGTGCGGTGTCGGCGCGGCCGGGGTGCGGGCAGTGGCGGCCAAGGCGATCCGCAAGGCGGCTCAGGCGAAGGACAACCCCGCCGACTTGATCAACGTGGCGTTGGATGAGCTGGTCCGCGCGCAGTGCGAGCTGCCCGGCTACACGACACTGGACGAGCTGACGAAGAAGATCCGCACGGAGGTGAACCGCGGGTTTTTCTCGCTGGTGTCCTGCCGGGTCGACGCGGCCGGTCGGGCGAGGCTGGGCCGGCTGCTGGTGGTCGATCCGGTCACCCGGCGCAGCGAGTACGACGGGTTGAAGGACGTAGCGCAGGCCGCGTCGCCGGGCAAGTTCAAGGGCCGCCTGGCGTTCCTGCGAGACCTGTACGCGCTCGGCCCCACGGAGGTCTGGCTGGAGGGCATCCCGCCGGGCAAGATCGCGCATTTCGCGGGTGAGGCGCGGGTGACCGACGTCGCGGACCTGCGCAAGGTGGCCGATGAGGACAAGCGCCTCACGCTGACCGTCAGTCTGCTGCACACGGTGCGGACCGGGGTGCGAGACGACGTGGTGACGATGTTCTGCAAGCGGATCGCGGCGATCCACAAGAAGGGCCGCGATCAGTTGGAGGCGCTGCGGGAGATTCATCGGGCCGAATCCGAGCGGCTCCTGGGCGTGTTCGGCGACGTCCTTGACGGCGTCCGGGAAGCCGTCACGCCCGTCGAGCAGCTCGGCGACCCGTCCATGGATCCTTCGGAAGGAGACCGGGCCACGGAGGCGGTGGCCGAGCGGGCCGGGCGGCTGGTGCTCAAAGCTTTGGAGCAGGCGGGCGCCCCGTCCTGCGCCGCCGGAAAGGTGCCGAGCGGAGCAAGGAGGCGCTCAAGCTGGAAGAGGCCGTGCATGACCGGCTGCCGCAGCGGGACCTGCTGGACATCCTCACCCGCACCGCCTACCAGCTGGGCTGGCACCACCACTTCGGGCCCGCGTCCGGCTCCGACCCGAAGATCTCCGAAGCGCTCGGCCGGTACGTCCTGACGGTGTTCACCTGCGGCCCCCTGCTCGGCCCGGCCCAGGTCGCCGCGCACATGCGCGGCAAGGTCAGCGCCGCCGAACTCGCCCGGGGCGCGAATCAGCACGCCACCAGCGAGAAGATCGCCAAAGCGTTCACCACGGTGATCAACGTGTTCAACCAGCTCGACATCACCTCGGTGTGGGGCGACGGCAAGACCGTGGCCGCCGACGGCTCCCAGGTCGAGACGTGGGAGAACAACCTGCTGGCCGAGTCCCACATCCGCTACGGCGGCTACGGCGGCCTGGCCTACCGGCACATCTCCAACACCTACATCGCCCTGTTCTCCCACTTCATCCCCCGCGGTGTGTGGGAGGCGGTCTACATCATCGAGGGCCTGCTGAAGAACGCCTCGGAGATCCAGCCCGACACCATCCACGCCGACACCCAAGGCCAATCGCTGCCGGTCTTCGGCCTCGCCGCTCCCCTGGGATTCGACCTGCTGCCGCGCATCCGCAACTGGCACGACCTGATCTTCTACCGGCCCAGCCCAGAGGCCACCTACCAGCACATCGACTCGCTGTTCGGCGACGAGGCGACCGACTGGCGGCTCATCGAGACCCACTGGAGCGACCTGCTGCGCACCGCGATCTCCATCCGGCAGAACCCAATCTCCTCGGTTACCCTGCTGCGGCGCCTGGGCAACCACTCCCGCAAAAACCGCCTCTACCGCGCCTTCCGCGAACTCGGCCGCGCGGTACGCACGATCACGCTGCTGCGTTATCTGTCCGACCCGGACCTGCGCGAGCAGATCACCCAGGTCACCAACCGCAATGAGGCCTTCCACGGCTTCGCCGACTGGCTCATTGTTCGGCGGCAAGCTCATCGGCCACAACGACCCCGACTACCACGAGAAGATCATCAAGTTCAATGAACTGCTGGCCAACTGCGTGATCTACTCCACCGCCCGCGACATCACCGACGCCGCCAACGCCATCGCCGCCGAAGGCTGCCCCGTCGACCCCGACGACCTGGCCACCATCTCGCCCTACATCACCCACGTCATCCGCCGGTTCGGCAACTGGATTCTCAACCTCCCCCGCCGGCCGCTGCTCCCACCACGCACCTCGATCTGGAATCCCGCGTCCTGTCCGCCCCGTGACGGGGTCCCAGTAGTCTGATCGAAAGATCCAACGGATTTGGTGCTGACCTGCGGCGATACGGACAGCAGGCAAGACGGTTCTCAGAAACCAGCTATCGCGTCATCCTCGAACCCATCACCTGAGCGAGTCGGCCTGATCACTATCCTCGACGCACTGCCGTACGCCGGGGTTCACTGCCGCCTGCTCAGCCACCGACCGATCTCGGACTACAGGAGGCCGGCGTCGCGTACCCTGTTCGCCACGTCCACGCGGCTGCCGGTGCCGAGTTTGGCGAAGATGCGGGTGATGTTGGCCTTCACCGTGGCCACGCTCACCGACAGGTTCGTGGCGATCTCGGTGTTCGAGCTGCCCTTGGCCACCTCGATCGCCACCTCGCGCTCGCGCTCGGTAAGCTGGT comes from Streptosporangium roseum DSM 43021 and encodes:
- a CDS encoding IS5 family transposase gives rise to the protein MARGELTDEEWSLIEPHLPLGERGPIPDLRLQFNAVMWRFRAGSPWRDLPAEYGPWSTVYDRFRSWAMAGVFEQLMQAMIAEAVARGQVDLDLVSVDSATARAHHHAAGMVVNGELARALNEAVEQERGLRQRGKSHKREDRHAGFALQPHGPVWSRDHVAGKGLDGMMIGLVACS
- a CDS encoding DUF4158 domain-containing protein, which gives rise to MAAKAIRKAAQAKDNPADLINVALDELVRAQCELPGYTTLDELTKKIRTEVNRGFFSLVSCRVDAAGRARLGRLLVVDPVTRRSEYDGLKDVAQAASPGKFKGRLAFLRDLYALGPTEVWLEGIPPGKIAHFAGEARVTDVADLRKVADEDKRLTLTVSLLHTVRTGVRDDVVTMFCKRIAAIHKKGRDQLEALREIHRAESERLLGVFGDVLDGVREAVTPVEQLGDPSMDPSEGDRATEAVAERAGRLVLKALEQAGAPSCAAGKVPSGARRRSSWKRPCMTGCRSGTCWTSSPAPPTSWAGTTTSGPRPAPTRRSPKRSAGTS